Proteins encoded in a region of the Flavobacterium sp. MDT1-60 genome:
- a CDS encoding pesticidal protein Cry7Aa, producing MELAVTQSLIARKHGVILEKTERAFEELGVLNPAIYQDGNTVHMFYRAAKRGNFSTIGYCRFEGPTTLVERHKEPIFVPEYIYEIHGVEDPRITKIDDTFYMTYVTYDGINASGALATSKDLIKFKKKGIITPKFILHEFTNFIRNHLQNPSIAKILAVNTARNYPLTETMKEHLLVWDKNVVLFPKKINGKFVGLHRLFPSIQIFSYEKKSELTPEYWKEYLKNLPDHIVMEPKYDHETSHIGPGAPPIETEDGWLLIYHSAEKREKGLVYHASAALLDLENPQKVLARLPNPIITPAEHYERHGYVNYVIFPTGTAIFDDQLYIYYGAADDKIAVASLNLNDLLTELKQNPNENDIK from the coding sequence ATGGAATTGGCAGTAACGCAAAGTTTAATTGCAAGAAAACACGGTGTAATTTTAGAAAAAACAGAAAGAGCATTTGAAGAATTAGGCGTTTTAAATCCTGCCATTTATCAGGATGGGAATACAGTTCATATGTTTTACAGAGCTGCTAAAAGGGGAAATTTTTCAACAATAGGATATTGCCGTTTTGAAGGTCCGACGACTTTAGTCGAAAGACATAAAGAGCCCATTTTTGTACCAGAATATATTTATGAAATTCATGGGGTTGAAGATCCTCGTATCACCAAGATTGATGATACTTTTTATATGACTTATGTTACATATGATGGTATAAATGCTAGTGGTGCACTGGCGACATCAAAAGACCTGATTAAGTTTAAAAAGAAAGGAATTATAACGCCAAAGTTCATATTACATGAATTTACAAACTTTATTAGAAATCATTTACAAAATCCAAGTATTGCAAAAATACTGGCTGTTAACACCGCACGAAATTATCCGTTAACGGAAACAATGAAAGAGCATTTATTGGTTTGGGATAAAAATGTAGTGCTTTTTCCGAAGAAAATAAATGGAAAATTTGTGGGTTTACACCGATTATTTCCATCCATACAAATTTTTTCCTATGAGAAAAAAAGTGAATTGACACCAGAATACTGGAAAGAATACTTGAAAAACCTGCCAGATCATATTGTAATGGAGCCAAAATACGATCATGAAACAAGTCATATTGGTCCGGGTGCTCCTCCAATAGAAACAGAAGATGGCTGGTTATTGATTTATCATTCAGCAGAAAAAAGAGAAAAAGGATTGGTTTATCATGCTTCGGCAGCTTTATTAGACCTTGAAAATCCGCAAAAAGTTTTGGCCCGATTGCCAAATCCCATTATCACACCTGCAGAACATTATGAACGACACGGTTATGTAAATTATGTGATTTTCCCAACAGGAACAGCCATTTTTGATGACCAATTATATATTTATTACGGTGCCGCCGATGACAAGATTGCGGTGGCTTCTTTGAACCTTAACGACTTATTAACGGAACTAAAACAGAATCCCAATGAAAACGATATCAAATAA
- a CDS encoding ABC transporter ATP-binding protein, with translation MIKEKENIEPKTKEKAKTPMIEIRDLYKTFGKDNKVLQGVNLTVNKGEDLVILGRSGSGKSVTIKCIVGLIEPDKGEIKVFDENVLNLTKKELNEIRVRIGFLFQSGALYDSMSVRENLAFTLRKHKSELTAEEVESEVIEALDNVGLADAIDKMPSELSGGMQKRIGLARTLILKPEIILYDEPTTGLDTITSREISELILDIKHKQKTTSIIITHDMACAKLTADRIMVLKDGKIHAEGTYEELEKDEDEWVRSFFE, from the coding sequence ATGATTAAAGAGAAAGAAAATATAGAACCAAAAACAAAAGAAAAAGCAAAAACTCCGATGATTGAGATCAGGGATTTGTACAAAACTTTTGGTAAAGACAATAAGGTCCTGCAAGGCGTAAATCTGACCGTAAATAAAGGTGAAGATTTAGTGATTTTGGGTCGTTCCGGTTCCGGAAAATCGGTTACGATCAAATGTATTGTCGGCTTGATTGAGCCTGATAAAGGTGAAATTAAAGTGTTTGATGAAAATGTTTTAAATCTGACAAAAAAAGAATTAAACGAAATCAGAGTCCGAATTGGGTTCCTATTTCAAAGCGGCGCTTTATACGATTCGATGTCGGTTAGGGAAAATCTGGCCTTTACTTTAAGAAAGCACAAAAGTGAGTTGACAGCCGAAGAAGTTGAAAGTGAAGTAATAGAAGCATTAGATAACGTTGGTTTAGCTGATGCCATTGACAAAATGCCATCTGAATTATCCGGAGGAATGCAGAAAAGAATTGGCCTTGCCAGAACTTTAATTTTAAAACCGGAAATTATTTTATACGATGAACCTACAACAGGTTTAGATACGATAACATCGAGAGAAATCAGCGAATTAATTTTAGATATCAAACACAAGCAAAAAACAACATCAATCATCATAACACACGATATGGCCTGCGCAAAACTTACCGCCGATCGCATTATGGTTTTGAAAGACGGAAAAATACACGCTGAAGGAACATACGAAGAACTAGAAAAAGACGAAGACGAATGGGTTCGTTCTTTTTTCGAATAA
- a CDS encoding MlaD family protein, translating into MEKQSGYTWKLGMFVTIGLLLFILAVYFIGKQKNLFGSTFNITSQFKTVSGLEVGNNVRFSGINIGTVEEIRLINDSSVVVSMVIKDEVREFIKTDARTSIGSDGLMGDKVLTISPGVKSTKIIENGGQLASLKGIEMNDIMKSVKKSMDNVGVISEELAVFSHNMNHGNGALARLVRDDKMASSVSNTLSNLESGTKGFSENMEAAKSNFLLKGYFKKKEKQKEKAKEEAEEQKEEQAEKLEKANKEKEEKAKEEKEKEEKAKEEKAKEEKKKLEKQKEEEAKKAKS; encoded by the coding sequence ATGGAGAAGCAATCTGGATATACTTGGAAATTAGGAATGTTTGTAACAATAGGCTTACTGCTTTTTATACTGGCCGTTTACTTTATTGGAAAACAAAAAAACCTTTTTGGCTCAACATTCAACATTACCTCGCAATTTAAAACCGTGAGCGGTCTGGAGGTTGGAAACAATGTACGTTTTTCAGGAATTAATATCGGAACGGTCGAAGAAATCAGGTTAATAAACGATTCTTCGGTTGTCGTTTCAATGGTGATAAAAGATGAAGTTCGCGAATTTATCAAAACAGATGCCCGTACCAGTATTGGTTCTGACGGATTAATGGGCGATAAAGTTTTAACCATTTCTCCGGGTGTAAAATCAACTAAAATAATAGAAAATGGAGGGCAATTGGCTTCTCTTAAGGGAATCGAAATGAATGACATTATGAAAAGTGTTAAAAAAAGCATGGATAATGTTGGTGTAATATCTGAGGAATTAGCGGTTTTCAGTCATAATATGAACCACGGAAATGGAGCTTTGGCAAGACTGGTTCGTGACGATAAAATGGCAAGCAGCGTTAGCAATACACTTTCAAATCTGGAATCCGGAACAAAAGGTTTTAGTGAAAACATGGAAGCCGCTAAAAGTAATTTCCTTTTAAAAGGATATTTCAAGAAAAAAGAAAAGCAAAAGGAAAAAGCAAAAGAAGAGGCTGAGGAGCAGAAGGAAGAACAAGCTGAAAAACTTGAAAAAGCCAATAAAGAAAAAGAAGAAAAGGCTAAAGAGGAAAAGGAAAAAGAAGAAAAAGCGAAGGAAGAAAAAGCTAAAGAAGAAAAGAAAAAGCTGGAAAAGCAAAAAGAAGAAGAGGCTAAAAAAGCCAAATCATAA
- a CDS encoding FAD-binding oxidoreductase, with protein sequence MKLRSTETFWPLKSAMTYSYPSIDQDLNTEILIIGGGITGALIAYKLINEGKKVVLADRRDICNGSTAASTALLQYEIDVPLHELIKIRGEECAVDSYKNGKQAIFDLRTIIDEIKSDCQFEFKKSIYYCSFKKDIPFLKHEFKARKQFGFNVNWLEESDLKQMGLNAMAAIESNTAAVMDPYALANDLLHYCQQKGMQIFDRTNITSIQNQKTKLIAHTESKHLITANHIIHCSGYESTETLTEKVVDLKSTYVIASEALPEIPNSFKNAIFWDTGAPYFYFRATSDNRIIMGGGDEEFKDPKRRDKILPKKEQMLLRQFQKKFPNINFKIDYSWAGTFGETQDGLPYFGKPNPDKNEHYVLGFGGNGITFSVLGMNSIMDSINNKKNKDLEYYRFGR encoded by the coding sequence ATGAAACTCCGGTCAACAGAAACCTTCTGGCCTTTAAAAAGCGCCATGACCTACAGTTATCCGTCGATCGACCAAGATTTAAACACTGAAATTTTAATTATTGGCGGCGGTATAACGGGCGCGCTTATTGCGTATAAATTAATAAATGAAGGTAAAAAAGTGGTACTTGCAGACCGACGTGACATCTGTAACGGAAGTACGGCAGCAAGCACTGCATTGCTTCAATATGAAATTGATGTTCCCTTGCATGAACTCATTAAAATTAGAGGTGAAGAATGCGCCGTTGATAGTTATAAAAATGGAAAACAAGCCATTTTTGATTTGCGAACTATAATAGATGAGATTAAAAGCGATTGTCAGTTTGAATTCAAAAAAAGTATCTATTATTGTTCTTTTAAAAAAGACATTCCCTTTTTAAAACACGAATTCAAAGCCCGAAAACAGTTTGGTTTTAATGTCAATTGGCTTGAAGAATCAGACTTAAAACAAATGGGGTTAAACGCTATGGCAGCCATCGAATCGAATACGGCCGCAGTTATGGATCCGTATGCTTTGGCAAATGATTTATTGCATTATTGCCAACAAAAAGGAATGCAGATTTTTGACCGAACTAATATTACTTCCATTCAAAATCAAAAAACAAAACTTATTGCCCATACCGAAAGCAAGCATCTTATTACCGCAAATCATATTATACATTGCAGCGGTTATGAAAGTACCGAAACACTAACAGAAAAAGTCGTAGATCTTAAAAGTACTTACGTTATTGCTTCTGAAGCCTTACCGGAAATTCCAAATTCTTTTAAAAACGCTATTTTTTGGGATACAGGCGCACCTTATTTTTATTTTAGAGCTACATCAGATAACCGAATTATTATGGGAGGCGGTGACGAGGAATTTAAAGACCCTAAAAGAAGAGATAAAATATTGCCTAAAAAAGAACAAATGCTTTTAAGACAATTCCAAAAAAAATTCCCTAATATAAATTTTAAAATAGATTATTCCTGGGCCGGAACTTTTGGAGAAACACAAGACGGACTACCTTATTTTGGAAAACCAAATCCAGACAAAAACGAACATTATGTTTTAGGCTTTGGCGGGAACGGAATTACATTTAGCGTTCTGGGAATGAATTCTATTATGGATTCGATTAATAATAAAAAGAATAAGGATTTGGAGTATTATAGGTTTGGACGTTGA
- a CDS encoding low affinity iron permease family protein, which translates to MEKKKSKGNSAFEEFATKVSKAAGSTTAFIGAFLIVVAWAVSGPIFNYSETWQLVINTGTTIITFLMVFLIQKAQNKDSLAIQLKLNELVASSEYSSNSLVDIESMTEEEMIIVQKYYQRLSELAKKEESIRISHSIGEAYDQHERKGKNRIQQKSAKKPAESTKTIKAAKKTNKK; encoded by the coding sequence ATGGAAAAGAAAAAATCAAAAGGCAATAGTGCCTTCGAAGAATTTGCAACCAAAGTTTCAAAAGCTGCAGGGAGTACAACTGCGTTTATTGGTGCTTTTTTAATTGTCGTTGCATGGGCAGTTTCCGGTCCAATTTTCAATTATTCCGAGACCTGGCAATTGGTAATCAATACGGGAACTACGATTATTACTTTCCTGATGGTTTTTTTAATTCAGAAAGCGCAAAATAAAGATTCACTTGCCATTCAGTTGAAGTTAAACGAATTAGTTGCTTCAAGTGAATATTCAAGCAACAGTTTGGTTGATATTGAAAGTATGACCGAAGAAGAAATGATTATTGTTCAGAAATATTATCAAAGGCTGAGTGAATTAGCTAAAAAAGAGGAAAGCATCAGAATTTCTCATTCTATTGGCGAAGCATACGATCAGCACGAAAGAAAAGGTAAAAACAGAATCCAGCAAAAATCTGCTAAGAAACCTGCTGAATCTACAAAAACTATTAAAGCTGCAAAAAAAACAAATAAGAAATGA
- a CDS encoding DUF1440 domain-containing protein, whose product MKSKNGTIFLSGLIAGTLDILAALIIYSVILQKTTAIKILQSIASGIFKKDAYTGGSQMALYGLLLHYFIALTFAWFYFTIYPYFNFLKKNTLLSGILYGIFVWIIMNLVVLPTVFPALPEKNLDFPLILSILILIFCIGIPIAFITRKHYSFHR is encoded by the coding sequence ATGAAATCAAAAAACGGAACAATATTTTTATCTGGTTTAATTGCCGGCACACTCGACATACTTGCAGCTCTTATTATTTATTCGGTTATTTTGCAAAAAACAACTGCCATTAAAATCCTGCAATCCATTGCTTCAGGAATATTTAAAAAAGATGCTTATACTGGTGGTTCGCAAATGGCATTGTATGGCTTACTATTACATTATTTTATAGCGCTTACCTTTGCCTGGTTTTATTTTACGATTTATCCGTATTTTAATTTTCTAAAAAAGAATACCTTACTATCAGGGATTTTATACGGAATTTTTGTCTGGATCATAATGAATCTAGTGGTTTTGCCAACGGTATTTCCAGCCCTTCCGGAAAAAAATCTTGACTTCCCTTTAATTTTATCCATATTGATTTTAATTTTTTGCATCGGAATTCCTATTGCCTTTATTACAAGAAAACATTATTCGTTTCATCGTTAG
- a CDS encoding glycosyltransferase, producing the protein MKTISNKSKIVFLSTFPPTQCGIATYTQDTIKGITDVFGKSVTCEICELVNEPKAKPTQAFTLNTKDKVEYAKVAEQINNDKSVKLVHIQHEFGLFGGNYGDYLLNFLNVIKKPLTYTFHSVIQNPNNELKTFVKLLLSYSNSVFVMTNQSKQILMRDYDIDEKIITCVPHGTHIVIYEAPDQAKQKFDIQDRKVLSTFGLLGEGKNIETGLQALPKIIEKEPNVLYLIIGKTHPNLIKDGVDTYRDKLEGIVEDLNLKDNVRFINQYLDTNELLDYLKATDVYLFTSKDPNQAVSGTFSYAMSCACPMVASKIPHTLEVLTSDCGILVDIGNVDQFSKATIKLLSDDNLRREMGINAFTKTRASSWENVAIIHMNTYKTLMENTAEIKFSYPSIQLRHIKKLTTDLGIIQFSKISIPDLSSGYTLDDNARALIAFCMHYKLTKDKDDLPYILIYLDFIERCQKPKGNFINYVDQENREHIEQNAEVNLEDSNARALWALGTVVSNADILPEAISKKASKVLLNSLKWAETIQSPRSIGFATKGLYLYHTAVPNLYVAAIINKLNAKLLSNYEIHASSDWKWFENYMTYGNGILPESMLFAYLVTNKPIYKKVAMDSLDFLMSKMFVNKNFKVISNNGWLHKGEEPKEYGEQPIDVAYTIHTLNSFYDAFGTPEYKHKMKTAFNWFLGKNHLNQIMYNPVSGGGYDGLEKENVNLNQGAESTVCYLTSRLLMENLKLSDTKVIPLLKSNSGVAINL; encoded by the coding sequence ATGAAAACGATATCAAATAAATCGAAAATAGTTTTTCTATCTACGTTTCCACCAACTCAATGTGGAATAGCTACTTACACGCAGGATACCATTAAAGGAATTACAGATGTCTTTGGTAAATCAGTAACTTGTGAAATTTGTGAATTGGTCAATGAGCCAAAAGCAAAACCAACACAGGCCTTTACCTTAAACACAAAAGATAAAGTGGAATATGCTAAAGTTGCCGAACAAATCAATAATGACAAATCGGTAAAATTGGTTCATATTCAACATGAATTTGGTTTATTTGGAGGAAATTATGGCGATTATTTGCTGAACTTTTTAAACGTAATCAAAAAACCGCTTACTTATACATTTCATTCTGTTATTCAAAATCCGAATAATGAATTGAAAACTTTTGTGAAATTATTGTTGAGCTACAGCAATTCGGTTTTTGTAATGACCAATCAGTCAAAACAAATTTTGATGAGAGATTACGACATCGACGAAAAAATAATTACTTGCGTCCCACATGGAACTCACATTGTAATTTATGAAGCTCCGGATCAGGCAAAACAAAAATTCGATATTCAGGACAGAAAAGTGCTCTCGACTTTTGGACTTTTGGGTGAAGGAAAAAATATTGAAACGGGACTTCAGGCTTTACCGAAAATCATCGAAAAAGAGCCAAACGTATTGTATTTAATTATTGGAAAAACACATCCAAATTTAATAAAAGACGGTGTTGACACTTATCGCGATAAATTGGAAGGCATAGTTGAAGATCTTAATTTAAAAGACAATGTCCGTTTTATAAATCAATATCTGGATACCAATGAACTTTTGGATTATCTGAAAGCAACTGATGTTTATCTTTTTACTTCAAAAGATCCAAATCAGGCAGTAAGTGGCACTTTTTCTTATGCAATGAGTTGTGCTTGTCCAATGGTGGCGTCAAAAATCCCGCATACTTTAGAAGTTTTAACTTCAGATTGTGGAATTCTGGTTGATATTGGAAACGTAGACCAATTTTCAAAAGCAACTATCAAATTGCTTTCAGATGATAATTTGAGGCGAGAAATGGGAATTAACGCGTTTACAAAAACACGTGCTTCTTCTTGGGAAAATGTAGCAATTATACACATGAACACTTATAAAACTTTAATGGAGAATACTGCTGAAATTAAATTCAGCTATCCTTCAATTCAGTTAAGACACATCAAAAAATTAACTACAGATTTAGGAATTATTCAATTTAGTAAAATCTCGATTCCTGATCTTTCTTCAGGATATACTTTAGACGATAATGCCCGTGCTTTAATAGCTTTTTGTATGCATTATAAACTGACAAAAGATAAAGATGATTTACCTTATATTCTAATTTATCTGGACTTCATTGAACGTTGTCAAAAACCAAAAGGTAATTTTATCAATTATGTAGATCAGGAAAACAGAGAACATATTGAACAAAATGCCGAAGTAAACTTAGAAGATTCAAACGCAAGAGCTTTATGGGCATTAGGAACTGTGGTTTCAAACGCTGATATTCTGCCGGAAGCCATTTCTAAAAAAGCGTCAAAAGTTTTATTGAATTCATTAAAGTGGGCCGAAACAATTCAGTCGCCACGTTCAATTGGTTTTGCTACAAAAGGGCTTTATTTATACCATACCGCTGTTCCAAATTTATATGTTGCAGCGATTATCAATAAACTGAATGCAAAATTGCTTTCTAATTATGAAATTCATGCTTCGAGTGATTGGAAATGGTTTGAAAATTATATGACGTACGGAAATGGAATTTTACCAGAATCAATGTTGTTTGCTTATTTAGTAACCAACAAGCCAATCTACAAAAAAGTAGCCATGGATTCATTGGATTTCTTAATGTCGAAAATGTTTGTCAATAAAAATTTCAAAGTAATTTCGAATAACGGATGGCTGCACAAAGGTGAAGAGCCAAAAGAATACGGTGAACAACCAATTGATGTTGCATACACCATTCATACTCTGAATTCATTTTACGACGCTTTTGGAACACCAGAATACAAACATAAAATGAAAACAGCCTTTAACTGGTTTTTAGGAAAAAATCACCTGAATCAAATTATGTATAATCCTGTAAGTGGTGGTGGTTATGACGGACTTGAAAAAGAGAACGTAAATTTAAATCAGGGTGCAGAATCAACAGTATGTTATTTAACATCCAGACTGTTAATGGAAAATCTTAAATTATCTGATACGAAAGTAATTCCGTTACTGAAATCAAATTCAGGTGTAGCAATTAACTTGTAA
- a CDS encoding ABC transporter permease, with amino-acid sequence MIFTLKNTFNEIGSATLFAKQFFKEVFVPPYEAKEFLKQCYLIGYKSLPLVAITGFIMGLVLTLQSRPTLVKFGAESWLPGMVALSLIREIAPVITALICAGKISSGIGAELGSMKVTEQIDAMEVSAINPYNYLVVTRILACTLMVPVLVFFADAIGILGGYIGVNIHGDVNFYRYMTQIFQSLEFLDLFPATIKTFFFGFFIGMIGCYKGFNAANGTEGVGKAANSAVVTASLAIFILDMVAVQITDLFFIQ; translated from the coding sequence ATGATTTTCACTTTAAAAAATACATTCAACGAAATTGGAAGTGCAACTTTGTTTGCAAAGCAGTTTTTTAAGGAGGTTTTCGTTCCTCCGTATGAAGCCAAAGAGTTTTTGAAGCAATGTTACCTCATTGGATATAAATCATTGCCTTTGGTGGCGATAACTGGTTTTATTATGGGTTTAGTACTTACGCTGCAATCAAGACCAACATTGGTTAAATTCGGGGCAGAATCCTGGTTGCCAGGAATGGTAGCACTTTCGCTGATAAGAGAAATCGCTCCGGTAATCACAGCTTTGATCTGTGCGGGGAAAATTTCATCAGGAATTGGGGCCGAATTAGGTTCAATGAAAGTTACAGAACAAATTGATGCCATGGAAGTTTCAGCAATCAATCCTTATAATTACTTGGTTGTAACCCGAATTTTAGCCTGTACTTTAATGGTTCCGGTATTGGTGTTTTTTGCCGATGCTATTGGAATTTTAGGAGGTTATATTGGTGTTAATATTCATGGTGATGTCAATTTCTACCGTTATATGACCCAAATTTTCCAGTCCCTTGAGTTTTTAGACTTATTTCCAGCCACAATCAAAACATTCTTCTTCGGATTTTTTATTGGAATGATTGGATGCTATAAAGGATTTAATGCTGCAAATGGAACGGAGGGTGTGGGTAAAGCAGCAAATTCTGCAGTAGTAACGGCATCTTTAGCCATTTTTATTCTTGATATGGTCGCAGTTCAAATAACTGATTTATTCTTTATACAATGA
- a CDS encoding AsmA family protein → MKATYKNISLKILKVTGVVIAGILLLLFLIPMLFPGKVAAEVKKIANERLDTKMEFSKSRLSFFTHFPSLTVSLDDLSMTGSAPFGNDTLIKAEQVAFGINLKRLLFDNEVKINKLYVSKALINIMVNQKGQANYNIYVSPDKNKSDKSEEGTAIRLERIDLEDCRVKYNDRSAKILVDAHGFNYVGKGNLSEDIFDLNTDAQIDKLDFYYKKTGYLRRKAVHADLITRINTNALSFILRKNELQINKLPLKFTGLLTILRDGYKINIQAASENTTVKDLLSVMPPEYLTWLEETEISGRSDLLFTFKGDYNVAKKLKPNLAFDLKIDGGAINYQNAPVPLTDFQMDLKAMLPSLDIEQLKINLQNLKFKVGEKDYFNAYLYSKGYTEMTVDAGVKGALDLAVVDAAIGLNTVELKGLLKTDIKAKGLFSTSKKLFPQTIGGISLHNGWLKTDSYPNPISDITFVANVLNKAGTFQDLIVAVAPASFVFEGNPMYVNATLSDYGNLAYNAKIKGELNVGRIYQVFSKKGVDVTGYAKADLSLKGRQSYATTGQYDKLDNRGTLILKNIKATSELFPKAFFIKQGNFRFQNEKMWFEKFNATYGKSDFDINGYLLNTINYFLESHGTLNGNFNMKSKLINVDEFMALEKGENKDRNIEVEYAKEDHPKMSGVVIIPKNLNVVLTTNADKVEYNGLTLNKLAGKLGIAKGSFFLENTTFNIIDCILGVNASYKDETPASAHFDAHFTAKEFSIQRAYKEIPMFREMVSAAEKAQGIISVDYTVKGDLNGNMGPIYESLEGGGTINLRDVQVKGLKLFDGISSQTGQKGLNNPDMKGIEIISTIDNNLIHIEPFTFSVASFRPTIKGTTSFDGLLDLRMRLGLPPFGIVGFPIVITGTHEEPKIKIFSKTGQKIYDAIYDEKNNRVVREEKVSKRKS, encoded by the coding sequence ATGAAAGCCACGTACAAAAATATAAGCCTTAAAATTTTAAAAGTTACAGGAGTAGTAATAGCAGGAATTTTGCTATTACTATTTTTGATTCCGATGCTTTTTCCCGGCAAGGTGGCAGCAGAAGTAAAGAAAATTGCTAACGAACGTCTGGATACGAAAATGGAATTTTCGAAATCCAGACTTTCCTTTTTTACTCATTTCCCGTCATTAACCGTTTCTCTTGACGATTTGTCGATGACAGGATCGGCACCATTTGGAAATGATACTTTGATTAAGGCAGAACAAGTAGCATTTGGAATCAACCTTAAAAGATTACTTTTTGATAACGAAGTAAAAATCAACAAACTATACGTATCAAAAGCCCTGATCAATATAATGGTCAACCAGAAAGGTCAGGCCAATTATAATATTTATGTTTCTCCGGATAAAAATAAAAGTGATAAATCCGAAGAAGGAACTGCTATTCGACTAGAGCGTATTGACTTAGAAGACTGCCGTGTAAAATACAATGACCGTTCCGCCAAAATTCTGGTAGATGCGCACGGATTTAATTATGTGGGAAAAGGTAATTTGAGCGAAGATATTTTTGATTTAAATACCGATGCACAAATTGATAAACTGGATTTTTATTACAAAAAAACAGGTTATTTAAGAAGAAAAGCAGTTCATGCTGATTTAATTACAAGAATCAATACGAACGCACTTTCATTTATTCTTCGAAAAAATGAATTGCAAATTAACAAACTGCCGCTAAAATTCACAGGGCTTTTAACCATTTTAAGAGATGGTTATAAAATTAATATTCAGGCTGCTTCTGAAAATACAACTGTAAAAGATTTATTATCGGTTATGCCTCCCGAATATCTGACGTGGCTGGAAGAAACTGAAATTTCTGGCCGAAGCGATTTGCTTTTCACTTTTAAAGGAGATTATAATGTGGCGAAAAAACTAAAACCCAACTTAGCTTTCGACTTAAAAATAGACGGAGGCGCCATAAATTATCAAAACGCCCCAGTTCCGTTAACAGATTTCCAAATGGATTTGAAAGCCATGCTCCCCTCACTCGATATAGAACAATTAAAAATAAATCTTCAGAACTTAAAATTTAAAGTAGGCGAAAAAGATTATTTTAATGCCTATCTGTACAGTAAAGGATATACTGAAATGACGGTCGATGCGGGTGTAAAAGGCGCTCTGGATCTTGCCGTGGTTGACGCAGCTATAGGTTTAAATACTGTTGAATTAAAAGGTCTTTTAAAAACCGATATTAAGGCAAAAGGTCTTTTTAGCACGTCAAAAAAACTTTTCCCGCAGACTATCGGAGGTATTTCACTTCACAATGGCTGGCTTAAAACGGACTCCTACCCTAACCCAATTAGCGACATTACATTTGTCGCTAACGTACTCAACAAAGCAGGAACTTTTCAAGATTTGATTGTGGCGGTTGCTCCGGCTTCCTTTGTTTTTGAAGGAAATCCAATGTACGTCAATGCAACGTTATCAGATTATGGGAATTTAGCTTATAATGCAAAAATAAAAGGCGAACTAAACGTAGGCCGAATCTATCAGGTATTTTCTAAAAAAGGAGTTGATGTTACAGGTTATGCAAAAGCAGATCTTTCGCTAAAAGGAAGACAAAGTTATGCAACAACCGGACAATATGATAAACTGGACAACAGGGGAACTTTAATCCTGAAAAATATAAAAGCAACCTCAGAACTTTTTCCGAAAGCTTTCTTTATCAAACAAGGAAATTTCCGTTTTCAGAATGAAAAAATGTGGTTTGAAAAATTCAATGCCACTTATGGAAAATCTGATTTTGATATTAACGGATATCTTTTAAATACCATAAATTACTTTCTGGAATCGCATGGAACTTTGAACGGAAACTTCAACATGAAATCAAAATTGATTAATGTGGATGAATTTATGGCACTTGAAAAAGGCGAAAATAAAGACCGAAATATTGAAGTAGAATACGCTAAAGAAGATCATCCAAAAATGAGCGGTGTTGTCATTATTCCGAAAAACTTAAACGTAGTGCTTACTACAAATGCTGATAAAGTTGAATATAATGGGCTCACTTTAAATAAACTTGCCGGTAAATTAGGCATTGCAAAAGGCAGTTTCTTTTTAGAAAATACCACTTTTAATATTATTGATTGTATTTTAGGAGTCAACGCTTCTTATAAAGACGAAACACCAGCATCTGCCCATTTTGATGCTCATTTTACAGCCAAAGAGTTTAGCATACAAAGAGCGTACAAAGAAATCCCTATGTTTCGTGAAATGGTTTCTGCAGCCGAAAAAGCACAGGGTATTATTTCTGTTGATTATACCGTTAAAGGAGATTTAAACGGAAATATGGGACCAATATATGAATCTCTTGAAGGTGGCGGGACTATAAATTTACGTGATGTTCAGGTTAAAGGTCTTAAATTATTTGACGGAATTAGTTCGCAAACAGGGCAAAAGGGTTTAAACAACCCTGATATGAAAGGAATTGAAATTATATCGACAATTGATAATAATTTAATTCATATTGAGCCCTTTACCTTTAGCGTAGCGAGTTTTAGACCGACCATAAAAGGCACAACAAGTTTTGACGGGTTATTAGATTTAAGAATGCGATTAGGGCTTCCGCCTTTTGGAATTGTCGGATTTCCTATTGTTATTACGGGAACGCATGAAGAACCGAAAATCAAAATTTTCAGTAAAACAGGACAAAAAATATACGATGCCATATATGACGAAAAAAATAACAGGGTTGTTCGGGAAGAAAAAGTAAGCAAACGAAAAAGTTAA